In a genomic window of Gossypium arboreum isolate Shixiya-1 chromosome 7, ASM2569848v2, whole genome shotgun sequence:
- the LOC108454020 gene encoding glucan endo-1,3-beta-glucosidase 13 — translation MVPILASFSLLLISALFIVADCGSIGVNYGRIANNLPSATKVVELLKSHGLNRVKVYDTDPAVLHALSGSGIKVTVDLPNEQLFAAAKSTSFANSWVQRNVAAYYPHTEIEAIAVGNEVFVDPHNTTKFLVPAMKNIHQALVKSNLHSDIKISSPIALSALQNSYPSSAGSFRPELIEPVFKPMLNFLRQTGSFLMVNAYPFFAYESNTDVISLDYALFRENPGVVDAGNGLRYFSLFDAQIDAVFAAMSALKYDDIRLVVTETGWPSKGDENEIGASVENAAAYNGNLVRRILTGGGTPLRPKADLTVYLFALFNENNKVGPTSERNYGLFYPTEEKVYDIPFTVEGLKNYHDRRSPVAGNQPVNGGKGGVSKSTTGNTWCVANGEAGKEKLQAALDFACGEGGADCHPIQPGATCYDPNTLEAHASFAFNSYYQKNGRHMGTCYFGGAAYVVTQPPKYGDCEFPTGY, via the exons ATGGTGCCCATTTTGGCTTCTTTCTCTCTTTTACTCATTTCTGCTCTCTTCATTGTTGCAG ACTGTGGTTCTATTGGAGTAAACTACGGAAGAATTGCCAACAACCTTCCTTCAGCTACCAAAGTAGTGGAACTACTTAAATCCCATGGTTTAAACCGTGTCAAAGTCTACGACACTGACCCGGCTGTTCTCCATGCATTATCTGGATCCGGAATCAAGGTCACCGTCGACCTCCCAAACGAGCAACTCTTCGCCGCTGCTAAAAGCACTTCCTTTGCTAACTCTTGGGTCCAGCGAAACGTCGCCGCTTACTACCCTCACACTGAAATAGAAGCCATTGCCGTCGGTAACGAAGTCTTCGTGGACCCCCACAATACGACTAAGTTCCTCGTACCCGCCATGAAGAATATCCACCAAGCTTTGGTTAAGTCCAACCTTCACTCGGATATTAAAATCTCTTCCCCCATTGCCCTTTCCGCTCTCCAAAACTCTTACCCGTCTTCTGCCGGATCTTTCCGACCCGAACTCATTGAACCCGTTTTTAAACCCATGTTGAATTTCCTCCGCCAAACCGGGTCTTTCCTTATGGTCAATGCTTATCCTTTCTTTGCTTATGAGTCAAACACGGACGTCATCTCCTTGGACTACGCTTTGTTTAGGGAGAACCCGGGTGTGGTGGATGCGGGTAACGGGTTGAGGTATTTTagtcttttcgatgctcaaatcgATGCCGTTTTCGCGGCAATGTCTGCTTTGAAATATGATGATATTCGATTGGTTGTGACGGAAACGGGTTGGCCCTCCAAGGGGGATGAGAATGAGATCGGTGCTAGTGTCGAAAACGCCGCCGCTTATAACGGGAATCTGGTCCGTCGGATCTTGACCGGCGGTGGGACCCCTTTGAGACCCAAAGCAGATCTCACCGTTTATCTGTTTGCCCTTTTTAATGAAAACAACAAAGTCGGGCCTACATCCGAACGAAATTACGGCCTCTTTTACCCGACCGAGGAAAAAGTTTACGATATCCCTTTCACTGTAGAAGGGTTGAAGAATTACCATGACAGGCGGTCGCCGGTGGCCGGGAATCAACCCGTCAACGGAGGAAAAGGGGGTGTGTCGAAGAGTACGACGGGGAACACGTGGTGCGTTGCGAACGGTGAAGCTGGAAAAGAGAAGCTGCAGGCAGCTCTAGATTTCGCCTGCGGTGAAGGAGGTGCAGATTGCCATCCGATCCAACCAGGTGCCACGTGTTACGATCCCAACACCCTGGAAGCCCACGCTTCGTTCGCTTTCAACAGTTATTATCAAAAGAACGGACGCCACATGGGGACGTGTTATTTTGGCGGGGCGGCCTACGTCGTCACCCAACCCCCTA AGTATGGTGATTGCGAATTTCCGACGGGATACTGA